Sequence from the Microbacterium sp. AZCO genome:
CCACCTGTCGCCCCGCGCGCTGCCGTGGCAGGACGTCGCGAGCCACACGGTGACCGTCGACCCGCTGCCGCTCGACATGCACCGCGACACCGACTGCTACGGCAACGCCGTCACCTACTTCCAGGTGACCGACGCGCACCGCGAGCTCGTCATCGACGCGACGAGCGAGGTCACCGTCGTCGAGCCGCGCTATGACGATGACGCCCTCGCCGTGCCGTGGGAGCGCGCGCGCCCCCTGGTGAACACGGAGGACCCGGATGCGTGGGCCGCCGTCGAGTTCGCGCTCGAGTCGTCGCGTGCCGCACACGCCCCCGGCGTCGCGGAGTATGCCGCGGCATCCCTCACCCGCGGCCGGCCCATCGGCGAGGCTGCGACAGACCTCATGCACCGGATCTACGCGGACTTCGACTACGACAGCACCGCGACGACCGTCACCTCGACCGTCGCCGACGTGCTGCGCAAGCGGGCCGGCGTCTGCCAGGACTTCGCCCACTTCGCCCTCGCGTGCCTGCGCAGCCACGGCATCGCGGCGCGCTACGTCAGCGGCTATCTCGCGACGCAGCCGCCGCCCGGCAAGGAGCGGATCGTGGGGGCGGATGCCTCGCACGCCTGGCTCTCGGTGTGGATGCCGGGCTCGCCGGACTGGCTCGCGATCGACCCGACGAACAACCAGTGGGCGAACGAGCGGTATGTCACCGTCGCGTGGGGCCGGGACTACGGCGACGTCTCGCCGGTCAAGGGCGTCATCTTCACGAAATCGAAGAAGTCGAGTCTGCGGGTGAACGTCGACGTCGCGCCGGTCGGCTGAACCCCCTCCGCTCGCCCTTCCTCGGCGAGACAGGGGATCTCGCCGAGACCGGGTGACGTGCGCCCCTGCGTCGGCGAAATCCCTTGTCTCGGCGAACCGGTGGGGCGGCGGGGGACGGCGGGGACCAGCGGGCGTCAGGG
This genomic interval carries:
- a CDS encoding transglutaminase family protein: MKYVVSHRTAYAYTAPVRDSRGLYHLSPRALPWQDVASHTVTVDPLPLDMHRDTDCYGNAVTYFQVTDAHRELVIDATSEVTVVEPRYDDDALAVPWERARPLVNTEDPDAWAAVEFALESSRAAHAPGVAEYAAASLTRGRPIGEAATDLMHRIYADFDYDSTATTVTSTVADVLRKRAGVCQDFAHFALACLRSHGIAARYVSGYLATQPPPGKERIVGADASHAWLSVWMPGSPDWLAIDPTNNQWANERYVTVAWGRDYGDVSPVKGVIFTKSKKSSLRVNVDVAPVG